The following coding sequences lie in one Rutidosis leptorrhynchoides isolate AG116_Rl617_1_P2 chromosome 6, CSIRO_AGI_Rlap_v1, whole genome shotgun sequence genomic window:
- the LOC139852863 gene encoding uncharacterized protein isoform X2: MRKMTTNTYDDDKEAPDSTNITVKVDPAKPASLTWKRKLNTKENALLEFGIKFKEVLHLAPLGYRLWRWGREEASKGNGNGTFYDPFKKHYYSSCNGVPLGGIGAGSIGRTYKGEFLRWQLLTKICEEKPVLANQFSVFVTRPNGKKYSTVLCPPNPDLLKDTSDHGIGSWDWNFSGENTTYHALYPRAWTVYDGEPDPDLKIVCRQISPIIPHNYKESSLPVAVFTYTLSNSGKTAADVSLLFTWENSVGGASGLSGHHSNYRMTVKDGIHGVNLHHMSADGQPPVTFVIAAQETDDVHVSECPSFVISGETEGFTAKDVWHEIKENGSFDGLESSQLPVCSKPGSSIGAAIAASVNVPPDAVLTVTFSLAWDCPEVRFPTRTYHRRYTKFYGSHGDAAEKIVHDAILEHGNWESQIESWQRPILEDKRLPEWYPVTLFNELYYLNSGGTIWTDGLPPEHNLSSIEGMQFSIDRSNVDSQSNGDISHQNDTAVNVLERMTSVLDEIHKPTSKNSAFGTNLLVEGEENIGQFLYYEGIEYHMCNTYDVHFYASFALIMLFPKLELSLQRDFAAAVMMHDPRKMDLLCDGTLAPRKALGAVPHDIGMINPWIDVNFYKIYNTDQWKDLNPKFVLQVYRNVVVTGDKNFARAVWPSVYIAMAYMEQFDKDGDGMIENEGFPDQTYDTWSVSGVSAYSGGLWVAALQAASALAGQIGDTGCEDYFWAKFQKARKVYDKLWNGSYYNYDDSNGKASSSIQADQLAGQWYARACGLYPIVDDEKAKSSLTKVYNFNVMKVKNGKRGALNGMLPNGEPDMSCMQSREIWTGVTYAVAAGMIHEGMIDTAFQTASGVYETGWTEQGGGYSFQTPEAWDIDGRYRSIAYMRPLAIWAMQWALTQPKAPNQEPKPDAKPESLLKQHAGYTRVARLLKLPKEQDSRSILQTLFDYTCKKMTI; the protein is encoded by the exons GCTCCACTAGGATATCGATTATGGCGTTGGGGACGAGAAGAAGCTTCAAAGGGAAATGGAAAT GGAACTTTCTATGACCCTTTCAAGAAACACTACTATTCCTCTTGCAATGGTGTTCCTTTAGGTGGTATTGG TGCAGGTAGCATTGGAAGGACATATAAGGGTGAATTTTTGCGTTGGCAACTGTTAACTAAAATATGTGAAGAAAAACCAGTATTAGCAAATCAGTTTTCT GTGTTCGTCACACGACCAAATGGAAAGAAGTACTCCACTGTCCTCTGTCCCCCAAATCCAGATTTGCTAAA AGATACGTCGGATCATGGGATTGGATCTTGGGACTGGAATTTCAGTGGAGAAAATACTACTTACCATGCATTATACCCAAGGGCTTGGACTGTGTACGATG GTGAACCTGATCCAGATCTAAAAATAGTTTGTCGTCAAATTTCCCCAATTATTCCCCATAATTATAAGGAAAGCAGTCTTCCCGTAGCAGTATTTACTTACACG TTATCAAACTCAGGAAAGACTGCTGCAGATGTCTCCTTACTATTCACATGGGAG AATTCTGTTGGTGGAGCCTCTGGATTATCTGGTCATCATTCCAATTACAGAATGAC GGTGAAAGATGGCATTCATGGTGTAAACCTACATCACAT GAGTGCGGATGGGCAACCCCCCGTAACCTTTGTTATTGCAGCACAAGAAACAGACGATGTTCACGTTTCAGAGTGTCCATCTTTTGTGATATCAGGAGAAACCGAGGGATTCACAGCAAAAGACGTGTGGCATGAAATCAAAGAG AATGGATCTTTTGATGGTCTTGAGTCATCTCAACTACCAGTATGTTCGAAACCTGGATCGTCTATAGGTGCAGCTATTGCAGCTTCTGTGAATGTACCACCTGATGCGGTGCTTACTGTAACTTTCTCACTGGCTTGGGACTGCCCTGAAGTAAGGTTTCCAACCAGGACTTACCATCG GCGTTACACCAAATTTTATGGTTCTCATGGAGATGCTGCAGAAAAAATCGTGCATGATGCAATACTTG AACATGGTAACTGGGAGTCACAGATAGAATCATGGCAAAGGCCTATCCTTGAAGACAAGAGACTTCCTGAATG GTACCCAGTAACTCTATTCAACGAATTATACTACCTCAATTCAGGAGGGACAATTTGGACTG ATGGACTACCTCCAGAACACAATTTATCAAGCATTGAAGGAATGCAATTTTCAATTGATAGATCAAACGTAGATTCTCAAAGTAATGGTGATATCTCTCATCAAAATGACACTGCTGTTAATGTTCTTGAAAGAATGACATCAGTACTTGATGAAATCCATAAACCCACATCAAAAAACTCAGCCTTTGGTACAAATCTTTTAGTAGAAGGTGAAGAAAACATTGGCCAGTTTCTGTATTATGAAGGAATCGAGTATCATATGTGTAACACATACGATGTCCATTTCTATGCATCTTTTGCATTAATCATGTTATTTCCCAAACTTGAACTCAGCCTCCAACGAGACTTTGCAGCTGCTGTAATGATGCATGATCCAAGAAAAATGGATCTTTTATGTGACGGAACGTTAGCCCCTCGAAAAGCTCTTGGTGCGGTCCCACATGATATCGGGATGATTAATCCGTGGATTGATGTTAACTTTTACAAAATATATAATACTGACCAATGGAAAGATTTGAACCCGAAATTTGTGCTCCAAGTTTATAGGAATGTGGTTGTAACTGGAGACAAGAATTTTGCACGGGCCGTTTGGCCTTCGGTTTATATTGCAATGGCTTATATGGAACAGTTTGATAAGGATGGAGATGGGATGATTGAAAATGAAGGGTTCCCTGATCAGACATACGATACGTGGTCGGTTTCGGGTGTCAGTGCGTATTCTGGTGGACTATGGGTGGCGGCATTGCAGGCGGCATCGGCATTGGCGGGTCAAATTGGTGATACGGGTTGTGAGGATTATTTTTGGGCTAAGTTTCAGAAAGCCAGAAAAGTATATGATAAGCTATGGAACGGGTCTTACTATAATTACGATGATAGTAATGGTAAAGCAAGTTCATCCATTCAAGCTGATCAGTTGGCTGGACAATG GTATGCTCGAGCATGTGGACTTTATCCGATTGTTGATGACGAAAAGGCCAAAAGTTCACTAACCAAAGTTTACAACTTTAACGTGATGAAAGTGAAAAACGGGAAACGGGGAGCTCTTAATGGGATGCTACCGAACGGAGAACCTGATATGTCGTGTATGCAGTCAAGAGAAATATGGACTGGAGTTACATATGCTGTTGCTGCAGGTATGATTCATGAAGGTATGATTGATACAGCTTTTCAAACTGCAAGTGGAGTTTATGAAACTGGTTGGACTGAACAAGGAGGCGG CTATTCTTTTCAAACGCCTGAAGCTTGGGACATAGATGGCAGATACAGATCTATTGCTTACATGCGCCCATTAGCAATCTGGGCCATGCAATGGGCTTTGACCCAACCCAAAGCGCCAAACCAGGAACCAAAGCCCGATGCAAAACCTGAATCTCTTCTCAAGCAACATGCTGGATATACACGAGTGGCTCGTCTACTGAAGCTTCCAAAGGAGCAAGACTCGAGAAGCATATTACAAACTCTTTTCGACTACACTTGCAAAAAGATGACAATCTGA
- the LOC139852863 gene encoding uncharacterized protein isoform X3, with the protein MVDKALSIRRKMTTNTYDDDKEAPDSTNITVKVDPAKPASLTWKRKLNTKENALLEFGIKFKEVLHLAPLGYRLWRWGREEASKGNGNGTFYDPFKKHYYSSCNGVPLGGIGAGSIGRTYKGEFLRWQLLTKICEEKPVLANQFSVFVTRPNGKKYSTVLCPPNPDLLKDTSDHGIGSWDWNFSGENTTYHALYPRAWTVYDGEPDPDLKIVCRQISPIIPHNYKESSLPVAVFTYTLSNSGKTAADVSLLFTWENSVGGASGLSGHHSNYRMTVKDGIHGVNLHHMSADGQPPVTFVIAAQETDDVHVSECPSFVISGETEGFTAKDVWHEIKENGSFDGLESSQLPVCSKPGSSIGAAIAASVNVPPDAVLTVTFSLAWDCPEVRFPTRTYHRRYTKFYGSHGDAAEKIVHDAILEHGNWESQIESWQRPILEDKRLPEWYPVTLFNELYYLNSGGTIWTDGLPPEHNLSSIEGMQFSIDRSNVDSQSNGDISHQNDTAVNVLERMTSVLDEIHKPTSKNSAFGTNLLVEGEENIGQFLYYEGIEYHMCNTYDVHFYASFALIMLFPKLELSLQRDFAAAVMMHDPRKMDLLCDGTLAPRKALGAVPHDIGMINPWIDVNFYKIYNTDQWKDLNPKFVLQVYRNVVVTGDKNFARAVWPSVYIAMAYMEQFDKDGDGMIENEGFPDQTYDTWSVSGVSAYSGGLWVAALQAASALAGQIGDTGCEDYFWAKFQKARKVYDKLWNGSYYNYDDSNGKASSSIQADQLAGQWYARACGLYPIVDDEKAKSSLTKVYNFNVMKVKNGKRGALNGMLPNGEPDMSCMQSREIWTGVTYAVAAGMIHEGMIDTAFQTASGVYETGWTEQGGG; encoded by the exons GCTCCACTAGGATATCGATTATGGCGTTGGGGACGAGAAGAAGCTTCAAAGGGAAATGGAAAT GGAACTTTCTATGACCCTTTCAAGAAACACTACTATTCCTCTTGCAATGGTGTTCCTTTAGGTGGTATTGG TGCAGGTAGCATTGGAAGGACATATAAGGGTGAATTTTTGCGTTGGCAACTGTTAACTAAAATATGTGAAGAAAAACCAGTATTAGCAAATCAGTTTTCT GTGTTCGTCACACGACCAAATGGAAAGAAGTACTCCACTGTCCTCTGTCCCCCAAATCCAGATTTGCTAAA AGATACGTCGGATCATGGGATTGGATCTTGGGACTGGAATTTCAGTGGAGAAAATACTACTTACCATGCATTATACCCAAGGGCTTGGACTGTGTACGATG GTGAACCTGATCCAGATCTAAAAATAGTTTGTCGTCAAATTTCCCCAATTATTCCCCATAATTATAAGGAAAGCAGTCTTCCCGTAGCAGTATTTACTTACACG TTATCAAACTCAGGAAAGACTGCTGCAGATGTCTCCTTACTATTCACATGGGAG AATTCTGTTGGTGGAGCCTCTGGATTATCTGGTCATCATTCCAATTACAGAATGAC GGTGAAAGATGGCATTCATGGTGTAAACCTACATCACAT GAGTGCGGATGGGCAACCCCCCGTAACCTTTGTTATTGCAGCACAAGAAACAGACGATGTTCACGTTTCAGAGTGTCCATCTTTTGTGATATCAGGAGAAACCGAGGGATTCACAGCAAAAGACGTGTGGCATGAAATCAAAGAG AATGGATCTTTTGATGGTCTTGAGTCATCTCAACTACCAGTATGTTCGAAACCTGGATCGTCTATAGGTGCAGCTATTGCAGCTTCTGTGAATGTACCACCTGATGCGGTGCTTACTGTAACTTTCTCACTGGCTTGGGACTGCCCTGAAGTAAGGTTTCCAACCAGGACTTACCATCG GCGTTACACCAAATTTTATGGTTCTCATGGAGATGCTGCAGAAAAAATCGTGCATGATGCAATACTTG AACATGGTAACTGGGAGTCACAGATAGAATCATGGCAAAGGCCTATCCTTGAAGACAAGAGACTTCCTGAATG GTACCCAGTAACTCTATTCAACGAATTATACTACCTCAATTCAGGAGGGACAATTTGGACTG ATGGACTACCTCCAGAACACAATTTATCAAGCATTGAAGGAATGCAATTTTCAATTGATAGATCAAACGTAGATTCTCAAAGTAATGGTGATATCTCTCATCAAAATGACACTGCTGTTAATGTTCTTGAAAGAATGACATCAGTACTTGATGAAATCCATAAACCCACATCAAAAAACTCAGCCTTTGGTACAAATCTTTTAGTAGAAGGTGAAGAAAACATTGGCCAGTTTCTGTATTATGAAGGAATCGAGTATCATATGTGTAACACATACGATGTCCATTTCTATGCATCTTTTGCATTAATCATGTTATTTCCCAAACTTGAACTCAGCCTCCAACGAGACTTTGCAGCTGCTGTAATGATGCATGATCCAAGAAAAATGGATCTTTTATGTGACGGAACGTTAGCCCCTCGAAAAGCTCTTGGTGCGGTCCCACATGATATCGGGATGATTAATCCGTGGATTGATGTTAACTTTTACAAAATATATAATACTGACCAATGGAAAGATTTGAACCCGAAATTTGTGCTCCAAGTTTATAGGAATGTGGTTGTAACTGGAGACAAGAATTTTGCACGGGCCGTTTGGCCTTCGGTTTATATTGCAATGGCTTATATGGAACAGTTTGATAAGGATGGAGATGGGATGATTGAAAATGAAGGGTTCCCTGATCAGACATACGATACGTGGTCGGTTTCGGGTGTCAGTGCGTATTCTGGTGGACTATGGGTGGCGGCATTGCAGGCGGCATCGGCATTGGCGGGTCAAATTGGTGATACGGGTTGTGAGGATTATTTTTGGGCTAAGTTTCAGAAAGCCAGAAAAGTATATGATAAGCTATGGAACGGGTCTTACTATAATTACGATGATAGTAATGGTAAAGCAAGTTCATCCATTCAAGCTGATCAGTTGGCTGGACAATG GTATGCTCGAGCATGTGGACTTTATCCGATTGTTGATGACGAAAAGGCCAAAAGTTCACTAACCAAAGTTTACAACTTTAACGTGATGAAAGTGAAAAACGGGAAACGGGGAGCTCTTAATGGGATGCTACCGAACGGAGAACCTGATATGTCGTGTATGCAGTCAAGAGAAATATGGACTGGAGTTACATATGCTGTTGCTGCAGGTATGATTCATGAAGGTATGATTGATACAGCTTTTCAAACTGCAAGTGGAGTTTATGAAACTGGTTGGACTGAACAAGGAGGCGGGTAA
- the LOC139852969 gene encoding probable WRKY transcription factor 38, whose translation MNVNSSDNHHSNSNCLHHKVNNGTQQCKKPLIDLNLPAASNETEENAPKSDDEGMSRYAGTEIRSLEYPLSLNGRPHNDDSDTKDSNQTDSSRKKKTSSNSIVKWKQQVKVSLEMGLEVPPNDGYMWRKYGQKEILNAKYPREYYRCTYRNTHGCCATKQVQRSSDDPSIFEITYLGKHTCPKNLKTIQGSSAADLGYSLITFSSTPEPASKTSRTCEPSSASQSSSAITLNSFELSNWPLNHN comes from the exons ATGAATGTGAACTCATCAGACAATCATCACTCAAATAGTAATTGCCTGCATCACAAGGTAAATAATGGTACCCAACAATGTAAGAAGCCTCTAATAGATCTGAATTTGCCTGCTGCTTCTAATGAAACTGAAGAAAACGCCCCCAAATCTGATGATGAGGGCATGTCACGCTATGCTGGAACAGAAATCAGAAGTTTAGAATATCCACTTTCGTTGAATGGAAGACCACATAATGATGATTCTGACACCAAGGATTCAAATCAAACAGATTCCTCCAGGAAAAA AAAGACTAGCAGTAATAGCATCGTTAAATGGAAGCAACAAGTGAAAGTGAGTCTGGAGATGGGGCTCGAAGTGCCCCCAAATGATGGTTATATGTGGAGAAAGTATGGCCAAAAGGAAATTCTTAATGCAAAATACCCCAG AGAATATTACAGATGCACCTACCGAAACACACATGGTTGTTGTGCAACTAAGCAAGTTCAAAGATCTAGTGATGACCCATCAATATTTGAAATAACTTACCTTGGAAAACACACTTGTCCTAAAAACTTAAAAACCATCCAAGGTTCATCTGCAGCAGATTTAGGTTATAGCCTTATAACTTTCTCATCTACACCGGAACCTGCATCTAAAACTTCAAGAACCTGTGAACCCTCATCTGCATCACAATCATCTTCTGCAATCACCCTAAATTCGTTTGAACTTTCAAATTGGCCTTTGAATCACAACtga
- the LOC139852863 gene encoding uncharacterized protein isoform X1 produces MVDKALSIRRKMTTNTYDDDKEAPDSTNITVKVDPAKPASLTWKRKLNTKENALLEFGIKFKEVLHLAPLGYRLWRWGREEASKGNGNGTFYDPFKKHYYSSCNGVPLGGIGAGSIGRTYKGEFLRWQLLTKICEEKPVLANQFSVFVTRPNGKKYSTVLCPPNPDLLKDTSDHGIGSWDWNFSGENTTYHALYPRAWTVYDGEPDPDLKIVCRQISPIIPHNYKESSLPVAVFTYTLSNSGKTAADVSLLFTWENSVGGASGLSGHHSNYRMTVKDGIHGVNLHHMSADGQPPVTFVIAAQETDDVHVSECPSFVISGETEGFTAKDVWHEIKENGSFDGLESSQLPVCSKPGSSIGAAIAASVNVPPDAVLTVTFSLAWDCPEVRFPTRTYHRRYTKFYGSHGDAAEKIVHDAILEHGNWESQIESWQRPILEDKRLPEWYPVTLFNELYYLNSGGTIWTDGLPPEHNLSSIEGMQFSIDRSNVDSQSNGDISHQNDTAVNVLERMTSVLDEIHKPTSKNSAFGTNLLVEGEENIGQFLYYEGIEYHMCNTYDVHFYASFALIMLFPKLELSLQRDFAAAVMMHDPRKMDLLCDGTLAPRKALGAVPHDIGMINPWIDVNFYKIYNTDQWKDLNPKFVLQVYRNVVVTGDKNFARAVWPSVYIAMAYMEQFDKDGDGMIENEGFPDQTYDTWSVSGVSAYSGGLWVAALQAASALAGQIGDTGCEDYFWAKFQKARKVYDKLWNGSYYNYDDSNGKASSSIQADQLAGQWYARACGLYPIVDDEKAKSSLTKVYNFNVMKVKNGKRGALNGMLPNGEPDMSCMQSREIWTGVTYAVAAGMIHEGMIDTAFQTASGVYETGWTEQGGGYSFQTPEAWDIDGRYRSIAYMRPLAIWAMQWALTQPKAPNQEPKPDAKPESLLKQHAGYTRVARLLKLPKEQDSRSILQTLFDYTCKKMTI; encoded by the exons GCTCCACTAGGATATCGATTATGGCGTTGGGGACGAGAAGAAGCTTCAAAGGGAAATGGAAAT GGAACTTTCTATGACCCTTTCAAGAAACACTACTATTCCTCTTGCAATGGTGTTCCTTTAGGTGGTATTGG TGCAGGTAGCATTGGAAGGACATATAAGGGTGAATTTTTGCGTTGGCAACTGTTAACTAAAATATGTGAAGAAAAACCAGTATTAGCAAATCAGTTTTCT GTGTTCGTCACACGACCAAATGGAAAGAAGTACTCCACTGTCCTCTGTCCCCCAAATCCAGATTTGCTAAA AGATACGTCGGATCATGGGATTGGATCTTGGGACTGGAATTTCAGTGGAGAAAATACTACTTACCATGCATTATACCCAAGGGCTTGGACTGTGTACGATG GTGAACCTGATCCAGATCTAAAAATAGTTTGTCGTCAAATTTCCCCAATTATTCCCCATAATTATAAGGAAAGCAGTCTTCCCGTAGCAGTATTTACTTACACG TTATCAAACTCAGGAAAGACTGCTGCAGATGTCTCCTTACTATTCACATGGGAG AATTCTGTTGGTGGAGCCTCTGGATTATCTGGTCATCATTCCAATTACAGAATGAC GGTGAAAGATGGCATTCATGGTGTAAACCTACATCACAT GAGTGCGGATGGGCAACCCCCCGTAACCTTTGTTATTGCAGCACAAGAAACAGACGATGTTCACGTTTCAGAGTGTCCATCTTTTGTGATATCAGGAGAAACCGAGGGATTCACAGCAAAAGACGTGTGGCATGAAATCAAAGAG AATGGATCTTTTGATGGTCTTGAGTCATCTCAACTACCAGTATGTTCGAAACCTGGATCGTCTATAGGTGCAGCTATTGCAGCTTCTGTGAATGTACCACCTGATGCGGTGCTTACTGTAACTTTCTCACTGGCTTGGGACTGCCCTGAAGTAAGGTTTCCAACCAGGACTTACCATCG GCGTTACACCAAATTTTATGGTTCTCATGGAGATGCTGCAGAAAAAATCGTGCATGATGCAATACTTG AACATGGTAACTGGGAGTCACAGATAGAATCATGGCAAAGGCCTATCCTTGAAGACAAGAGACTTCCTGAATG GTACCCAGTAACTCTATTCAACGAATTATACTACCTCAATTCAGGAGGGACAATTTGGACTG ATGGACTACCTCCAGAACACAATTTATCAAGCATTGAAGGAATGCAATTTTCAATTGATAGATCAAACGTAGATTCTCAAAGTAATGGTGATATCTCTCATCAAAATGACACTGCTGTTAATGTTCTTGAAAGAATGACATCAGTACTTGATGAAATCCATAAACCCACATCAAAAAACTCAGCCTTTGGTACAAATCTTTTAGTAGAAGGTGAAGAAAACATTGGCCAGTTTCTGTATTATGAAGGAATCGAGTATCATATGTGTAACACATACGATGTCCATTTCTATGCATCTTTTGCATTAATCATGTTATTTCCCAAACTTGAACTCAGCCTCCAACGAGACTTTGCAGCTGCTGTAATGATGCATGATCCAAGAAAAATGGATCTTTTATGTGACGGAACGTTAGCCCCTCGAAAAGCTCTTGGTGCGGTCCCACATGATATCGGGATGATTAATCCGTGGATTGATGTTAACTTTTACAAAATATATAATACTGACCAATGGAAAGATTTGAACCCGAAATTTGTGCTCCAAGTTTATAGGAATGTGGTTGTAACTGGAGACAAGAATTTTGCACGGGCCGTTTGGCCTTCGGTTTATATTGCAATGGCTTATATGGAACAGTTTGATAAGGATGGAGATGGGATGATTGAAAATGAAGGGTTCCCTGATCAGACATACGATACGTGGTCGGTTTCGGGTGTCAGTGCGTATTCTGGTGGACTATGGGTGGCGGCATTGCAGGCGGCATCGGCATTGGCGGGTCAAATTGGTGATACGGGTTGTGAGGATTATTTTTGGGCTAAGTTTCAGAAAGCCAGAAAAGTATATGATAAGCTATGGAACGGGTCTTACTATAATTACGATGATAGTAATGGTAAAGCAAGTTCATCCATTCAAGCTGATCAGTTGGCTGGACAATG GTATGCTCGAGCATGTGGACTTTATCCGATTGTTGATGACGAAAAGGCCAAAAGTTCACTAACCAAAGTTTACAACTTTAACGTGATGAAAGTGAAAAACGGGAAACGGGGAGCTCTTAATGGGATGCTACCGAACGGAGAACCTGATATGTCGTGTATGCAGTCAAGAGAAATATGGACTGGAGTTACATATGCTGTTGCTGCAGGTATGATTCATGAAGGTATGATTGATACAGCTTTTCAAACTGCAAGTGGAGTTTATGAAACTGGTTGGACTGAACAAGGAGGCGG CTATTCTTTTCAAACGCCTGAAGCTTGGGACATAGATGGCAGATACAGATCTATTGCTTACATGCGCCCATTAGCAATCTGGGCCATGCAATGGGCTTTGACCCAACCCAAAGCGCCAAACCAGGAACCAAAGCCCGATGCAAAACCTGAATCTCTTCTCAAGCAACATGCTGGATATACACGAGTGGCTCGTCTACTGAAGCTTCCAAAGGAGCAAGACTCGAGAAGCATATTACAAACTCTTTTCGACTACACTTGCAAAAAGATGACAATCTGA